One part of the Neisseria zalophi genome encodes these proteins:
- the trpD gene encoding anthranilate phosphoribosyltransferase — MITPQQAILRLIDNNELFYDEMTDLMRQIMSGQVPPEQIAAILTGLRIKVETVSEISAAAAVLREFATPVHVQDTTHLVDIVGTGGDGAKTFNISTTAMFVAAAAGAKIAKHGGRSVSSASGAADVMEYLGVNLSLSPDQVGQCIDHTGVGFMFAPNHHNAMRYVAPVRRSLGFRSIFNILGPLTNPAGAPNQLLGVFHIDLCGILSRVLKQLGSEHVLVVHGSDGLDEITITGSSRIAELHNGSISEYDVDPEQFGLPVYKNLDDIRVADSHESLNMMNRVLAGEKGAPRDIVLLNAAAGLYAANVVSSFSDGLEAAIDSIDSGKAKAKQTEFTAYTQKIAA; from the coding sequence ATGATTACACCCCAGCAAGCCATCCTCCGCCTTATCGACAACAACGAACTTTTCTATGATGAAATGACCGATTTGATGCGGCAGATTATGAGCGGGCAAGTCCCCCCCGAACAGATTGCCGCCATCCTCACCGGCTTGCGTATCAAAGTGGAAACCGTTTCGGAAATCAGTGCGGCGGCTGCCGTTTTGCGTGAATTTGCCACCCCCGTGCATGTACAAGATACCACCCACCTTGTGGATATTGTCGGTACCGGCGGTGATGGGGCGAAAACTTTTAATATTTCAACCACTGCTATGTTTGTTGCCGCAGCAGCCGGTGCCAAAATTGCCAAGCACGGCGGACGTTCTGTTTCCTCCGCCAGCGGCGCCGCCGATGTAATGGAATACTTGGGCGTTAACCTCAGCCTGTCGCCCGACCAAGTCGGCCAATGTATCGACCACACCGGCGTCGGCTTTATGTTTGCGCCCAACCATCACAACGCCATGCGTTATGTCGCCCCTGTGCGCAGATCACTCGGGTTCCGCAGTATTTTCAATATTCTCGGCCCCCTCACCAATCCTGCCGGTGCACCCAACCAGCTTTTAGGCGTTTTCCATATCGACTTATGCGGTATTCTTTCACGGGTATTGAAACAGCTCGGTTCCGAGCATGTTTTGGTGGTGCACGGTAGCGACGGATTAGATGAAATCACCATCACCGGCTCCTCTCGTATTGCCGAACTCCACAACGGCAGCATTAGCGAATATGATGTTGACCCCGAACAATTCGGCCTACCCGTGTATAAAAACCTCGACGATATCCGCGTTGCCGACAGCCATGAATCTTTAAATATGATGAACCGCGTACTTGCCGGCGAAAAAGGTGCGCCGCGCGATATTGTCTTATTAAACGCTGCCGCCGGATTATATGCCGCTAACGTTGTTTCTTCCTTTTCAGACGGCCTGGAAGCTGCCATTGATTCCATCGATTCTGGCAAAGCCAAGGCCAAACAAACCGAATTTACGGCTTATACGCAAAAAATTGCTGCTTAA
- the putP gene encoding sodium/proline symporter PutP produces the protein MGQFNPMYVTFGIYLVAVLLIGMAAYYSTRSFDDYILGGRSLGSFVTAMSAGASDMSGWLLMGLPGALYASGLNQGWIAIGLSVGAYLNWRLVAGRLRVHTEYNNNALTLPDYFFHRFGARSAVIKVISAAIILLFFTIYCASGVVAGARLFQSLFDVTYSQAMWLGAGATIAYTFIGGFLAVSWTDTIQATLMIFALILTPVMVYLALGGADEMSMAIQSASVSAGKEYGNFWANTTFIGVVSLLAWGLGYFGQPHILARFMAAESVKSLISARRIGMTWMVLCLLGACMVGYFGIAYFGSNPDQVAELGGNNERIFIALTTILFNPWVAGVILSAILAAVMSTLSCQLLVCSSAITEDFYKGFLRPDATQGELVWIGRLMVLAVSVIAIIIASDPDSKVLGLVSYAWAGFGAAFGPVVILSVFWKRMTSAGALAGMIVGAVVVVLWKEQANSSLYEIVPGFIACLIAIVAVSLMGKTTEAVENTFDEADKSYRAAK, from the coding sequence ATGGGCCAATTTAATCCGATGTACGTTACTTTCGGCATCTATCTGGTTGCCGTGTTGCTGATTGGCATGGCAGCGTACTATTCCACCCGCAGTTTTGATGATTACATTCTCGGCGGGCGTAGTTTGGGCAGTTTTGTTACGGCGATGTCGGCCGGTGCTTCCGATATGTCGGGCTGGTTGTTGATGGGTTTGCCCGGTGCGCTTTATGCCAGCGGTTTGAATCAAGGTTGGATTGCCATCGGTTTGAGTGTCGGTGCTTATCTGAACTGGCGGTTGGTGGCGGGGCGTTTACGTGTGCATACCGAATACAATAATAACGCCTTAACATTGCCGGATTATTTTTTCCATCGTTTCGGTGCGCGCAGTGCTGTTATAAAAGTTATTTCGGCAGCGATTATTTTGTTGTTCTTCACCATTTATTGTGCATCGGGCGTTGTGGCCGGGGCGCGCCTGTTTCAAAGTCTGTTTGATGTCACTTATAGCCAAGCCATGTGGTTGGGCGCGGGTGCGACTATTGCCTATACCTTTATCGGCGGTTTCTTGGCGGTAAGTTGGACGGATACCATTCAGGCCACATTGATGATTTTTGCCTTAATCCTGACCCCCGTTATGGTTTATCTGGCTTTGGGCGGTGCCGATGAAATGTCGATGGCGATTCAAAGTGCATCCGTTAGCGCGGGCAAAGAATATGGCAACTTTTGGGCCAATACGACGTTTATAGGTGTTGTTTCGTTGCTGGCGTGGGGATTGGGCTATTTTGGCCAACCGCATATCTTGGCACGTTTTATGGCGGCTGAAAGTGTTAAGTCGTTGATTTCGGCACGCCGTATCGGTATGACTTGGATGGTGTTGTGTTTGTTGGGCGCATGTATGGTTGGTTATTTCGGTATTGCTTACTTCGGCAGCAACCCCGACCAAGTTGCAGAATTAGGCGGCAACAATGAACGTATCTTTATTGCGCTGACAACCATTTTATTTAACCCTTGGGTGGCCGGTGTGATTCTTTCCGCTATTTTGGCTGCGGTAATGTCAACCTTATCCTGCCAATTGTTGGTGTGTTCCAGTGCGATTACCGAAGACTTCTACAAAGGCTTTTTACGCCCTGATGCTACCCAAGGTGAATTGGTGTGGATTGGTCGTTTGATGGTGTTGGCGGTGTCTGTGATTGCCATTATTATCGCTTCCGATCCCGATAGCAAAGTGTTGGGCTTGGTGTCTTATGCATGGGCAGGCTTCGGTGCTGCGTTTGGTCCGGTGGTGATTCTGTCGGTATTCTGGAAACGGATGACATCTGCTGGTGCTTTGGCCGGTATGATTGTCGGTGCTGTTGTGGTGGTATTATGGAAAGAGCAAGCCAACAGCAGCTTGTATGAAATCGTTCCCGGCTTTATCGCCTGTTTGATTGCTATTGTAGCCGTATCGTTGATGGGTAAAACCACAGAAGCAGTGGAAAACACATTTGATGAAGCTGATAAATCCTATCGTGCCGCCAAATAA
- a CDS encoding MFS transporter, producing MIQSRNEQAVLEEASRLLQLAVFLTGLFAFLQVYSVQAILPVLIDDLRATDVQAGLAVGATVLGVALMSPFMGMLSDALGRKVFIVGSLLFLAIPTLLLAGTSTIEQVMLWRFLQGVAVPGITVVLIAYVGEEFGGKAMTRLMSLYVSGTVLGGFLGRFILGHLSEMIGWRSSFYVMSALTVGGAFFVWKQLPASRKFEAKPHFQTALNTLVGHLHNRRVVAACMLGACVLCSLVGCFTYINLYLAEEPYALDSGGLANLFAVYLIGMVITPLSARLINRFGSGNTIMMAVCLSAAGVLITFAVSLPVVIIGLALMSSGVFITQAATISYIAANVKEGRSLASGLYYMAYYGGGTLGSWLCGLAYTGNGWQGVVWVLLGVQAAALLIAAKGMRKVAV from the coding sequence ATGATACAAAGTAGAAATGAGCAGGCGGTGCTTGAGGAAGCATCGCGGTTGTTACAGCTGGCCGTATTCCTAACCGGTCTTTTTGCTTTTTTGCAGGTTTATTCGGTGCAGGCAATTTTGCCGGTATTGATAGATGATTTACGGGCGACCGATGTGCAGGCCGGTTTAGCGGTAGGTGCAACTGTTTTGGGTGTGGCGTTGATGTCGCCGTTTATGGGTATGTTGTCGGATGCGCTCGGGCGTAAGGTCTTTATTGTCGGTTCTTTATTGTTTTTAGCTATACCGACTTTACTTTTGGCCGGTACATCAACGATTGAACAAGTGATGTTGTGGCGCTTTTTGCAAGGTGTGGCCGTGCCGGGCATTACGGTGGTGCTGATTGCGTATGTGGGTGAGGAGTTCGGCGGTAAAGCGATGACGCGGCTGATGTCGCTGTATGTTTCCGGCACGGTATTGGGTGGTTTTTTAGGGCGGTTTATTTTAGGGCATTTAAGTGAAATGATTGGCTGGCGCAGCTCGTTTTATGTGATGTCGGCATTAACGGTAGGCGGTGCGTTTTTTGTATGGAAGCAGCTTCCTGCTTCGCGTAAGTTTGAAGCCAAGCCACATTTTCAGACGGCCTTGAATACGCTGGTCGGGCATTTGCACAACCGCCGTGTGGTGGCAGCCTGTATGTTGGGCGCGTGTGTATTGTGTTCGCTGGTAGGGTGTTTTACGTATATCAACCTATATTTGGCTGAAGAACCCTATGCGCTGGATAGTGGCGGATTGGCAAACTTGTTTGCTGTTTATTTGATTGGCATGGTGATTACACCGTTATCGGCCAGACTGATTAACCGTTTCGGCAGCGGTAATACCATTATGATGGCGGTTTGTTTATCGGCTGCCGGTGTGCTGATAACCTTTGCCGTATCCCTGCCGGTGGTGATTATTGGCTTAGCATTGATGTCATCCGGCGTTTTTATTACTCAGGCGGCGACCATTAGTTATATTGCCGCCAATGTGAAGGAAGGGCGTTCGCTGGCTTCTGGGCTGTATTACATGGCTTATTATGGCGGTGGAACATTGGGTTCGTGGTTGTGCGGCCTTGCTTATACAGGAAACGGTTGGCAGGGCGTGGTTTGGGTGTTGTTGGGAGTTCAGGCAGCCGCATTGTTGATTGCGGCAAAAGGTATGAGAAAAGTGGCTGTCTGA
- the aroC gene encoding chorismate synthase, protein MAGNTFGQLFTVTTFGESHGPALGCIIDGCPPGLALSEQDIQTDLDRRKPGTSRHVTQRREADEVEILSGVFEGKTTGTPIALLIRNTDQRSKDYGNIARSFRPGHADYTYWHKYGTRDYRGGGRSSARETAARVAAGAVAKKWLKQQFGTEITAYVTQIGTQEIRFEGYEYIGQNPFFAANHSQIAELESYMDSIRKSLDSVGAGLSIEAHGVPVGLGEPVFDRLDADIAHAMMSINAVKGVEIGAGFRSIAQRGSEHGDELTPEGFLSNHAGGVLGGISTGQDILVNIAVKPTSSIATPRRSIDIDGQPVELATHGRHDPCVGLRAAPIAEAMLALVLIDHALRHRAQNADVRVDTPNIARR, encoded by the coding sequence ATGGCAGGCAATACATTCGGACAACTCTTCACCGTAACCACTTTTGGCGAAAGCCACGGCCCCGCATTGGGCTGTATTATCGACGGCTGCCCGCCGGGGCTGGCCTTGAGTGAACAAGATATTCAAACTGATCTCGACCGCCGCAAACCCGGTACCAGCCGCCATGTGACCCAACGTAGGGAAGCGGACGAAGTGGAAATTCTTTCCGGCGTATTTGAAGGCAAAACCACCGGCACGCCAATTGCCTTATTGATTCGCAATACCGACCAACGCAGTAAAGATTATGGCAATATCGCCCGCAGCTTCCGCCCCGGCCATGCAGACTATACTTATTGGCACAAATACGGCACGCGCGATTATCGCGGCGGCGGCCGCTCTTCGGCACGGGAAACCGCTGCGCGTGTTGCCGCCGGTGCCGTGGCCAAAAAATGGTTGAAACAACAGTTCGGCACAGAGATTACCGCTTATGTTACCCAAATCGGCACGCAGGAAATCCGTTTCGAGGGCTATGAATATATCGGCCAAAATCCGTTTTTTGCCGCCAATCACAGCCAGATTGCCGAGTTAGAAAGCTATATGGACAGCATCCGCAAATCATTGGATTCGGTTGGCGCAGGTTTGAGTATTGAAGCACACGGCGTGCCGGTCGGTTTGGGCGAACCGGTTTTCGACCGGCTCGATGCCGATATCGCCCATGCCATGATGAGTATTAATGCAGTGAAAGGGGTGGAAATCGGTGCTGGATTTCGCAGCATTGCCCAGCGTGGCAGCGAACATGGCGATGAACTTACCCCTGAAGGTTTTCTATCCAATCATGCCGGTGGTGTGTTAGGCGGCATCAGCACGGGGCAGGATATTTTGGTGAATATCGCCGTGAAACCGACCAGCAGTATTGCCACACCGCGCCGTTCCATTGATATCGACGGGCAGCCGGTCGAGCTGGCGACGCACGGCCGCCATGATCCTTGCGTCGGGTTGCGTGCCGCGCCGATAGCGGAAGCGATGTTGGCCTTGGTGTTGATAGATCATGCTTTGCGTCACCGTGCCCAGAATGCCGATGTTCGGGTGGATACACCTAATATTGCCCGCCGTTAA
- a CDS encoding PepSY domain-containing protein: MHTFRKTITALLTATVVLAAAPAMADRDQEHLWSNQDKYITHQAAGQAALKQFPGAHLLEVEFDMSRRYNAHYDVELRAADGREYEVIVDAVSGKVVSSKLD, from the coding sequence ATGCACACTTTCCGTAAAACCATCACCGCCCTATTAACGGCTACCGTGGTTCTTGCCGCTGCTCCTGCTATGGCAGATAGAGACCAAGAACATCTATGGAGCAATCAAGACAAATATATTACCCACCAAGCAGCGGGCCAAGCCGCTTTAAAACAATTTCCCGGCGCACATTTGCTTGAAGTCGAATTTGATATGAGCCGCAGATATAATGCACACTATGATGTTGAATTACGTGCAGCAGATGGTAGAGAATATGAGGTGATCGTTGACGCTGTTAGCGGTAAAGTTGTATCTTCAAAATTAGACTAA
- a CDS encoding (2Fe-2S)-binding protein encodes MFVCICNAVTDREIQETVAAGANSLGDLQAQLGVATCCGSCSELATSFLNGHNAQNSNMVTAGINVQA; translated from the coding sequence ATGTTTGTATGTATCTGTAACGCGGTAACCGACCGTGAAATTCAAGAGACCGTAGCCGCCGGTGCTAACAGCTTGGGCGATTTGCAGGCACAATTAGGTGTAGCTACCTGTTGCGGTAGTTGCAGCGAATTGGCAACTTCTTTTTTAAATGGTCATAATGCACAAAACAGCAATATGGTTACTGCCGGAATTAACGTGCAAGCTTAA
- the lgt gene encoding prolipoprotein diacylglyceryl transferase, which yields MMIHPQFSPEIFSIGPLAVRWYALSYILAFVLFIALGRRRIAQGNSVFTKEMLDDLLTYGVFGVILGGRIGYVLFYKLSYYMENPGDILKVWEGGMSFHGGFLGVLAAMWLFGRRKHIGFWRVADFVAPLVPLGLASGRIGNFINGELWGRITDINAFWAMGFPQAHYEDAAAAANNPQWSEWLLQYGMLPRHPSQLYQFALEGVCLFVIVWLFSKKPRPVGQVSMVFLAGYGIFRFIAEFARQPDDYLGLLTLGLSMGQWLSTPMILLGIIGFVYFGKRNQPLHSA from the coding sequence ATGATGATCCATCCGCAATTCAGCCCCGAAATATTCAGCATCGGCCCGCTCGCCGTACGCTGGTATGCACTCAGCTATATTTTGGCCTTTGTCTTGTTTATCGCATTGGGCCGCCGCCGTATTGCGCAGGGCAATTCGGTGTTCACCAAAGAAATGCTGGACGACTTGCTGACCTACGGCGTATTCGGTGTGATTTTGGGCGGCCGCATCGGTTATGTTTTGTTTTACAAACTCTCATACTATATGGAAAACCCCGGCGATATTTTGAAAGTATGGGAAGGCGGAATGTCGTTTCACGGCGGTTTTCTCGGTGTATTGGCTGCTATGTGGTTGTTCGGGCGAAGAAAGCATATCGGTTTCTGGCGCGTGGCCGACTTTGTCGCCCCGTTAGTGCCATTAGGATTGGCATCCGGCCGTATCGGCAACTTTATCAATGGCGAATTATGGGGACGCATCACCGACATCAATGCCTTTTGGGCAATGGGTTTCCCGCAAGCGCATTATGAAGATGCCGCCGCTGCCGCCAACAATCCGCAATGGTCGGAATGGCTGCTGCAATACGGCATGCTGCCGCGCCACCCCTCGCAGCTATACCAATTCGCCCTCGAAGGAGTTTGCCTATTTGTGATTGTGTGGCTTTTTTCAAAAAAACCGCGCCCGGTCGGACAAGTTTCCATGGTATTCTTGGCCGGATACGGTATATTCCGCTTTATTGCCGAATTTGCACGCCAACCCGATGACTACCTCGGCCTGTTAACACTGGGCTTATCTATGGGACAATGGCTGAGCACACCTATGATTCTCTTGGGGATTATCGGTTTTGTTTACTTCGGCAAACGCAACCAACCGCTGCATTCCGCCTAA
- a CDS encoding DNA-3-methyladenine glycosylase I, translated as MSYCVFANALPDNDDNPNKHYHDCVYGFPVDSDNVLFERLVLEINQAGLSWTLILKKQQAFQAAYSDFDIATVAAYTDADRERLLNDKGIIRNRLKINAAIYNAQQILILQQQYGSFKNWLDAHHPLELAQWVKLFKRHFKFVGGEIVNEFLMSTGYLAGAHDTDCPVYPNILAAKPKWARS; from the coding sequence ATGAGTTATTGTGTGTTTGCCAATGCCTTGCCGGATAATGATGATAATCCGAATAAACATTATCATGATTGTGTCTATGGCTTTCCTGTAGATAGCGATAATGTTTTATTCGAACGGCTGGTGTTGGAAATCAACCAGGCCGGTTTGAGTTGGACGTTGATATTAAAAAAGCAGCAGGCTTTTCAGGCGGCTTATTCTGATTTTGATATTGCAACCGTTGCCGCTTATACCGATGCCGACCGTGAACGGCTGTTGAACGATAAAGGCATTATTCGCAACCGTTTGAAAATCAATGCGGCGATTTATAATGCGCAACAGATTTTAATATTACAGCAGCAATATGGTTCGTTTAAAAACTGGTTGGATGCGCATCACCCGCTTGAGTTGGCGCAATGGGTGAAGCTGTTTAAACGGCATTTTAAGTTTGTCGGTGGTGAGATTGTGAATGAGTTTTTGATGAGTACCGGCTATTTGGCCGGGGCACATGATACCGATTGCCCGGTTTATCCGAACATATTGGCAGCCAAACCAAAATGGGCGCGGTCATAA
- a CDS encoding aminodeoxychorismate/anthranilate synthase component II: MLLMIDNYDSFTYNIVQYFAELGQDVLVRRNDDITLEEIAALNPQYLVIGPGPCSPKEAGISIAAMQHFAGKLPIMGVCLGHQTIGQAFGGNIVRAQTLMHGKVSPVHHQNRGMFRNLPNPVSCTRYHSLVIDRATLPDCLDITAWTDDGEIMGVRHKTLAIEGVQFHPEALLTEYGHEMLDNFLKEFQTFSTTNTTTEAV; encoded by the coding sequence ATGCTTTTAATGATAGATAACTACGACAGCTTTACTTACAATATCGTGCAGTATTTTGCCGAACTCGGTCAGGATGTGCTGGTGCGCCGCAACGATGATATTACTTTAGAAGAAATCGCCGCACTCAACCCGCAATATCTGGTTATCGGCCCCGGCCCCTGTTCGCCGAAAGAGGCCGGTATTTCCATTGCCGCCATGCAGCATTTTGCCGGCAAACTGCCGATTATGGGGGTTTGTCTCGGCCATCAGACCATAGGCCAAGCTTTCGGCGGCAATATTGTTCGCGCACAAACGCTGATGCACGGCAAAGTATCGCCGGTGCATCATCAAAACCGCGGCATGTTCCGCAACCTGCCCAACCCCGTTAGCTGCACGCGTTATCACAGCTTGGTTATCGACCGCGCCACCTTACCCGACTGCCTCGATATTACGGCATGGACCGACGACGGCGAAATCATGGGCGTACGCCATAAAACCTTAGCCATCGAGGGCGTACAATTCCATCCCGAAGCCCTGCTCACCGAATATGGTCATGAAATGTTAGATAATTTTTTAAAAGAATTTCAAACATTCTCTACTACCAACACCACAACAGAAGCCGTCTGA
- a CDS encoding ProQ/FINO family protein, with protein MTKETALGAALKTAVQTMSKKKQTDMIADYIYNKYDVFKRFKPLALGIDQDLVTALPQFDPALIARVLANHCRRPRYLKALARGGKRFDLNNRFKGEVSAEEQAIAQQHPAVQQALAAQAERKAAKEKQVEQGSDAAATDVDVKDETENKAADQA; from the coding sequence ATGACGAAGGAAACCGCTTTGGGCGCTGCACTGAAAACCGCAGTGCAAACCATGAGCAAAAAGAAACAAACGGATATGATTGCAGATTATATCTATAATAAATATGATGTATTTAAACGTTTCAAACCGTTGGCGCTCGGTATCGACCAAGATTTGGTAACTGCGTTGCCCCAGTTTGATCCGGCATTGATTGCCCGCGTGTTGGCCAATCACTGCCGCCGTCCGCGCTATTTAAAAGCGTTGGCACGTGGCGGCAAACGCTTTGATTTGAACAACCGTTTCAAAGGTGAAGTGAGTGCAGAAGAGCAGGCGATTGCACAGCAACATCCTGCTGTTCAACAGGCATTGGCAGCACAAGCCGAACGCAAAGCGGCTAAAGAAAAACAAGTTGAGCAGGGCAGTGATGCCGCTGCAACAGATGTTGATGTTAAAGATGAAACGGAAAATAAAGCAGCCGACCAAGCGTGA